A single genomic interval of Suncus etruscus isolate mSunEtr1 chromosome 10, mSunEtr1.pri.cur, whole genome shotgun sequence harbors:
- the LOC126020657 gene encoding 60S ribosomal protein L27a codes for MPSRLRKTRKLRGHVSHGHGRIGKHRKHPGGRGNAGGMHHHRINFDKYHPGYFGKVGMRHYHLKRNQSFCPTVNLDKLWTLVSEQTRVNAAKNKTGAAPIIDVVRSGYYKVLGKGKLPKQPVIVKAKFFSRRAEEKIKGVGGACVLVA; via the coding sequence ATGCCGTCCAGACTGAGGAAGACCCGAAAACTCCGGGGCCACGTGAGCCACGGCCACGGTCGCATCGGCAAGCACCGGAAGCACCCCGGAGGTCGGGGTAATGCTGGCGGCATGCATCACCATAGAATCAACTTTGACAAATACCATCCAGGTTACTTTGGGAAAGTGGGCATGAGGCATTATCACTTAAAGAGAAATCAAAGTTTCTGCCCAACTGTCAATCTTGACAAACTGTGGACGTTGGTCAGTGAGCAGACACGGGTTAATGCTGCCAAAAACAAGACTGGAGCAGCTCCTATCATTGATGTGGTGCGATCGGGCTACTACAAAGTTCTGGGGAAGGGAAAGCTCCCGAAGCAACCAGTCATTGTGAAAGCCAAATTCTTCAGCAGAAGAGCTGAAGAGAAGATTAAGGGAGTGGGAGGGGCATGTGTCCTGGTAGCTTGA